Part of the Paenibacillus sp. YPG26 genome, AGCCGTGAACATCGTGCGACCGGACTCGGCAGATACACGGACTAAGTCATCCGCCTCTTCCATGTTCATGGTCATCGGCTTCTCGCAGCAGACATGCTTGCCCATAAGCAGGGCATCGCGGCATATTTCATAATGCTTGTCGTTGGGCACGTTAATGATGACTGCATCAATATCATCCCGTCTCAGCATCTCTTTGTAATCCTGGTAGCAAGGGATCCCGTCTTGCTTGAACAGCTCCAGACGCTCTTCACTTAAATCACATACGGCAGTAAGTATGGGGTTGCTCAGCTTATGCTGCAAGGCGTGAACATAAAATTTGGAAATGACACCCATTCCGATAATTCCTACTCGTAGCTTCATAAATTAACCCCTCCCGATTTGGCGCTTATCACCTTGTGTGAACCTCTTCCCCAGAAGACAGCGAAGCAACATTCAGCTTAATTCCCAAACGTTCAAGCTGTTCAAATACACTTTGATCAATTGCTACTTCGTCCGCAGCCTCCCGGCCGGACGCTTCCAAGTATCCTGGATATACGACCTTTCTATCTGGGGACACCGGAGGGCAGTCCAGCAGGGTCTGCAGCATCTGATCCATATGTGAAGTGAAGTCTTGCTTTGGCCGGAAGGCATCGACCTGGATGGCGAGGAAGAAGTGCCCGATGTTCTGGTCTTCTTGACCGGATCTGTTCGGATCAGACTCAAGAAGTCCTGGATCAGGTCCGACATCAGCCCCAGACAGGATTCCGCAGAGAATATCTACGACCAGGGCCAGTCCGTAGCCTTTAGCACCCCCAGTGGCCAGGGAACCTCCGAGCATTTGCAGGTGTCCTGTTCCTTGATCATAAGCAGCCGGATCAGTTACCGGTTCGCCGTTATCATCGACAAGCCAGCCTTCCGGGATCGATTCGCCTCTGCGCTCGGCAGCCCGAATTTTACCTGTCGCCACTACTGTTGTACTCATATCAAGGACAAAAGGAGGCAGCTTCTCCGCAGGCGCGCTGACTGCAATTGGGTTGGTGCCCAGCATGTTCACCTTCCCGTTAAGCGGTCTGGCAATAGTCTGTGTTCCAAGATTGGTCATTGCCATGCCAATCATCCCTGCTTCCAAGGCTTGTCCGGTATAATATCCAGCGCTTCCAAAGTGGGAGGAATTGCGTACCACAACACATCCGATTCCAGTCTGCTTTGCCTTTTCAATAGCCAGTTCCATGGCTCTGACTCCAGCGGACAAGCCAAGCCCATGGTTGGCATCAATTACGGCTGTAGCCAGTGATTCCGCAACCACCTTCTGCTCTGCCGAAGGATCCACCCGGCCATCCAGCAGCCGTGATACATAGATTCTCTCCAGGTTA contains:
- a CDS encoding Ldh family oxidoreductase, which gives rise to MINQVKVKKDRLHEFVTSVFKACGVDEESSRMSADVLCYADENGFDTHGVTNLERIYVSRLLDGRVDPSAEQKVVAESLATAVIDANHGLGLSAGVRAMELAIEKAKQTGIGCVVVRNSSHFGSAGYYTGQALEAGMIGMAMTNLGTQTIARPLNGKVNMLGTNPIAVSAPAEKLPPFVLDMSTTVVATGKIRAAERRGESIPEGWLVDDNGEPVTDPAAYDQGTGHLQMLGGSLATGGAKGYGLALVVDILCGILSGADVGPDPGLLESDPNRSGQEDQNIGHFFLAIQVDAFRPKQDFTSHMDQMLQTLLDCPPVSPDRKVVYPGYLEASGREAADEVAIDQSVFEQLERLGIKLNVASLSSGEEVHTR